The following coding sequences are from one Pelmatolapia mariae isolate MD_Pm_ZW linkage group LG4, Pm_UMD_F_2, whole genome shotgun sequence window:
- the LOC134625296 gene encoding ankyrin repeat and fibronectin type-III domain-containing protein 1-like produces MSVSMRNPPQRRRSLGPVSPKRIYRNLSFRLRGGGESSVAADLDAPKRPSKSADAYKTLWEAVENEDTLAVQSLLSRDRSSGGGGGGVWEKGEKKERDWERDREKGVNRVSEQGLVPLDVAALTHNSPLLHVLTKAGARHNPVLCRPAEWALKLDALVALADKRIEERKTELAKKAGAGPQAQADLQRHIQLWRLRQQLYYRMRENFQNTELPGSPSHVSILVTSTSSLFVTIKEPEGDMVGLITRYRVEWSTSASFKRILGTAQVAETKNPSYVIKGLTAGVHYFVRVSAYNVKGWGPPQCSTPASAAPSSWRECAGVKSQLRNHEALVRKLLEDAKESHLRGYCIESSKPQSPSKRLSVSRGIKQLFQSATKFVRFLQRGVYLATVFYHKDNILVTAEDQIPLVEIQCCSTSITQDFLWLAKLSCAWQQVPWLQQGLSSAHSSPSSLLQNRHNILRAVSQLQSSLGTVDLGQIYYEPLKDRQGNVLLVTLKEFSNTPSPPDPPLHWMPLARLEKNRSRTPLLPEPTAMDMLSEQLKEKLSFHRHSLQWAQPGLYVGILKLCSSVEQIRVLVPQRLPSLLCHTRVRHNAHVTREEWTWLQSHVYTAANGGVQSLLDAEDESTMESSSMEEFVRSLRAAVTHLLTKLNIPLYRAYQYGVYTRELLQFGDNLSMLLLLPPSEDFSSSYWPLVGTKEAGLTMPLQIFELVHFWTYERDFLSQYCQAWVRLELDTHLAQQALREALETKEVQEARERLNHISGLSQRLDVVWRDARWIMDCLQCVRSKQWVGAVPLGLVMGGDPPPCPDGEEEESLAARLSWPHRLAQRAITENSGSATPPNIVTAEVSVPAVPEEAALVLMEGVVKGGYPVDITTQLPADLASSGQSDLGSASALMESGLKPAAAAQLEVDYPTLDTQESYSREQDFPSSITEVIRPMEMAELVDILPTLSLIEEENPSCPSTPSVMDMLESFGLEIGERNSIFEFGNSDPVDGSSCQLSQEQYTPASYGTVNGADGGAPVSTDVPQDKAETQKLPSKGMCLPVRNQVEWERPSNSPS; encoded by the exons ATGTCTGTATCCATGAGGAACCCACCGCAGCGCCGGCGCTCTCTAGGTCCCGTCTCGCCCAAACGCATCTACAGAAACCTGTCCTTCAGACTCAGGGGGGGTGGAGAGTCATCTGTTGCCGCCGACTTGGATGCGCCTAAACGCCCCAGCAAGTCTGCAGATGCT TACAAGACCCTGTGGGAGGCAGTGGAAAATGAGGATACACTGGCTGTACAAAGCCTTCTGTCCAGAGACCGCAGCAGCGGTGGAGGAGGCGGAGGCGTATGggagaaaggagagaagaaagagagggacTGGGAGAGGGACCGGGAGAAAGGAGTGAACAGAGTGAGTGAACAGGGGCTGGTCCCCCTGGATGTGGCTGCCCTTACCCACAATTCCCCTCTGCTTCATGTACTGACAAAGGCAGGAGCCAGACACAACCCTGTTT TGTGCCGACCAGCGGAGTGGGCACTCAAGTTGGACGCTCTGGTGGCCTTGGCAGATAAACGGATAGAAGAGAGGAAGACGGAGTTAGCGAAAAAGGCCGGGGCAGGCCCTCAGGCACAGGCTGATCTTCAGAGGCACATCCAGCTCTGGAGGCTGCGGCAGCAGCTGTACTATCGGATGAGAGAGAACTTCCAGAACACAG AGCTCCCGGGCTCCCCCAGTCATGTGTCCATCCTGGTGACGAGCACATCATCTCTGTTTGTGACAATCAAAGAGCCAGAGGGGGACATGGTGGGGCTCATCACCCGCTACAGAG TCGAATGGAGCACCTCGGCCAGCTTCAAACGCATCCTCGGCACGGCCCAAGTTGCAGAGACCAAGAACCCCTCCTACGTTATCAAGGGGCTGACGGCA GGAGTGCATTACTTCGTGAGAGTGAGCGCCTACAACGTGAAAGGATGGGGCCCGCCTCAGTGCTCCACTCCAGCCAGCGCTGCCCCCTCCA GTTGGAGAGAGTGCGCTGGTGTAAAGTCACAGCTCAGAAATCATGAGGCCCTCGTGAGGAAGCTGCTGGAAGATGCCAAGGAGTCGCATCTTAGAGGATATTGCATAG AGAGCTCGAAGCCCCAGAGTCCCAGCAAGCGTCTGTCAGTGTCTCGAGGCATCAAACAACTGTTCCAGTCCGCCACCAAGTTTGTTCGTTTCCTACAGAG GGGGGTGTACTTGGCGACTGTGTTCTACCACAAGGATAACATCCTGGTCACAGCCGAAGATCAGATCCCACTGGTGGAGATCCAGTGCTGCTCCACCTCCATCACCCAAGACTTCCTTTGGCTTGCCAAG CTGTCCTGTGCATGGCAGCAAGTGCCCTGGCTACAGCAAGGGCTTTCCTCCGCTCACTCatctccctcctccctccttcaGAACAGACACAACATTTTAAGAGCTGTTTCCCAGCTGCAG TCTTCTCTGGGAACAGTGGACCTGGGCCAGATCTACTATGAACCCCTGAAGGATCGGCAGGGCAACGTACTGCTAGTCACTCTGAAGGAATTTTCAAACACTCCCAG CCCCCCCGACCCCCCGCTCCACTGGATGCCTCTGGCACGCCTGGAAAAGAACCGCAGCAGAACGCCTCTGCTGCCTGAGCCCACCGCCATGGACATGCTCTCTGAGCAGCTCAAG GAGAAGCTGTCCTTTCACAGGCACAGCCTCCAGTGGGCTCAGCCGGGTCTGTATGTGGGCATCCTGAAACTGTGTAGCTCGGTGGAACAGATCAGGGTGCTGGTGCCTCAGAGGTTGCCTAGTTTACTCTGCCACACACGGGTTCGGCACAACGCGCACGTGACCAG AGAGGAGTGGACGTGGCTTCAGAGTCATGTTTACACTGCAGCCAATGGCGGTGTTCAGAGTCTGTTGGACGCTGAGGACGAGAGCACGATGGAGAGCAGCAGTATGGAGGAATTCGTCAGGTCTCTGAGAGCAGCAGTCACACATCTCCTGACGAAGCTCAATATCCCCCTCTACAGG GCGTATCAGTACGGCGTGTACACCCGGGAGTTGCTTCAGTTTGGGGATAACCTGtcaatgctgctgctgctgcctcccAGTGAGGACTTCAGCTCCAGTTACTGGCCTCTGGTGGGGACCAAGGAGGCCGGCCTCACCATGCCTCTGCAGATCTTTGAGCTGG TTCACTTCTGGACATATGAACGGGACTTCCTCTCGCAGTACTGTCAGGCCTGGGTAAGGCTGGAGCTGGACACTCACCTTGCCCAGCAGGCTCTACGGGAAGCGCTGGAGACCAAAGAGGTGCAGGAAGCCCGGGAGCGGCTGAACCACATCAGTGGGCTTTCACAG CGTCTGGATGTGGTCTGGAGGGATGCCCGCTGGATTATGGACTGTCTACAGTGTGTTCGGTCCAAGCAGTGGGTGGGGGCAGTGCCTTTAGGCCTGGTGATGGGAGGAGACCCACCACCATGTCCTGAtggtgaggaagaggagagtcTGGCTGCCCGATTGTCATGGCCCCATCGATTAGCACAGAGAGCCATTACAG AGAATTCGGGTAGCGCGACTCCACCAAACATCGTCACCGCTGAGGTCTCAGTTCCAGCTGTCCCTGAAGAGGCTGCGCTGGTGTTGATGGAGGGTGTCGTGAAGGGAGGGTACCCTGTAGACATCACCACTCAGTTGCCTGCAGACTTGGCAAGTTCTGGCCAGTCAGATTTGGGATCTGCAAGTGCTTTAATGGAGTCTGGATTgaagcctgctgctgctgcacagctGGAAGTGGACTATCCAACTTTGGACACACAGGAGTCCTACAGCAGAGAACAGGACTTCCCTTCCAGCATCACTGAAGTAATCCGGCCGATGGAGATGGCAGAGTTGGTGGACATCTTGCCAACGCTGAGTCTCATTGAGGAGGAGAACCCCTCGTGCCCATCCACACCATCAGTAATGGACATGCTAGAGAGCTTTGGACTGGAGATTGGTGAAAGAAACTCCATCTTTGAGTTTGGGAATTCAGACCCAGTGGATGGAAGCAGCTGCCAGTTGTCACAAGAACAATACACGCCAGCCTCTTACGGCACGGTGAATGGCGCAGATGGCGGTGCGCCTGTTTCCACAGACGTTCCTCAAGACAAAGCAGAGACTCAGAAGCTTCCCAGTAAGGGGATGTGTCTTCCAGTAAGGAATCAAGTGGAATGGGAGAGACCCTCTAACAGCCCATCCTGA
- the kdelr3 gene encoding ER lumen protein-retaining receptor 3, giving the protein MNIFRLAGDVSHLVAIIILLLKIWRSKSCAGISGKSQVLFAIVFTTRYLDLFTVYISAYNTVMKVVFLALSYATVYLIYMRFRNTYDSENDTFRVEFLLVPVIGLSFLENYAFTPMEIMWTFSIFLEAVAIMPQLFMITKTGEAESITTHYLFFLGLYRALYIANWVWRYHTEGFFDQIAVVSGVVQTIFYCDFFYLYVTKVLRGKGKMTLPMPV; this is encoded by the exons ATGAATATCTTTCGTCTGGCCGGTGACGTGTCACACTTGGTGGCTATCATCATCCTGTTGCTGAAGATATGGAGGTCCAAGTCGTGTGCTG GCATCTCTGGGAAGTCTCAGGTGCTGTTTGCGATTGTCTTCACCACCAGGTATCTCGACCTGTTCACAGTCTACATTTCTGCTTACAACACGGTCATGAAG GTGGTGTTCCTGGCTTTGTCCTATGCTACGGTGTACTTGATCTACATGCGCTTCAGGAACACGTACGACTCTGAGAACGACACTTTCCGCGTGGAGTTCCTGCTGGTCCCAGTCATCGGGTTGTCCTTCCTGGAGAACTATGCTTTCACCCCAATGGAG ATCATGTGGACCTTCTCCATTTTTCTGGAAGCAGTGGCCATAATGCCACAGCTCTTCATGATCACCAAGACCGGCGAGGCGGAGTCCATCACCACCCACTACCTGTTCTTCCTCGGCCTCTACAGAGCCCTCTACATCGCCAACTGGGTGTGGCGCTATCACACAGAGGGCTTCTTCGACCAGATCGCGGTGGTGTCCGGCGTCGTGCAGACCATCTTCTACTGCGATTTCTTCTACCTTTACGTCACAAAAG TGCTTCGGGGAAAAGGAAAGATGACCCTGCCGATGCCAGTTTAA
- the LOC134625968 gene encoding ATP-sensitive inward rectifier potassium channel 12-like: MGTSRANRYSIVSDTLPEEERQKISSLGLHNGHSSPRFRLHLACTSEGEDRRRSGTSAIVPSTTEQGVMNNYNGKVLTRGSNQVRSRFVKKNGQCNVVFTNMEEKGQRYLADIFTTCVDIRWRYLLAVFCTSFLVSWLFFGLIFYTVALAHGDFEEHPTLKGDGLAPGGLHGATSGHTTGEPAQRMPCILHVQGFIGALLFSMETQTTIGYGWRCVTEECPVAVITVVIQSIVGCIIDSFMIGTIMAKMARPKKRNQTLMFSKNAVIALRDGKLCLMWRVGNLRKSHIVEAHVRAQLIRSYVTAEGEFIPLEQMDLNVGYDEGTDRLFLVSPLVIVHEIDKDSPLYTLSRADLEADDFEVVVILEGMVEATAMTTQFRSSYLSREIFWGHRFEPVIYEDRDRYKVDYARFHKTYEVPLTPHLSAKELDEAASRASSAASPASACRATKDLIPMSLSAFCYENEVALSCGEEEDDIFDSSQIVGKERSEERRTSVSVDFQNMFHDNSTVTSGSHNVMCVLDMDNNQMEFDILQTAIPLDPVTYKSEQEIQ; this comes from the exons ATGGGAACAAGTAGAGCCAACAG GTACAGCATTGTGTCTGATACTTTACCAGAAGAAGAAAGGCAAAAGATTTCTAGCTTAGGACTCCATAACGGCCACAGTTCACCCAGATTCAGACTGCACTTGGCCTGCACCTCAGAAGGAGAAGACAGGAGGAGGTCAGGAACCTCCGCTATCGTGCCCAGCACGACGGAGCAAGGAGTGATGAACAACTACAATGGAAAGGTTCTGACAAGGGGCTCCAACCAAGTACGGAGCCGGTTTGTGAAGAAAAATGGACAATGTAACGTTGTGTTCACCAACATGGAAGAAAAGGGGCAGCGCTATCTAGCTGACATCTTCACCACCTGTGTGGACATCCGCTGGAGATACCTGTTGGCTGTATTCTGCACCAGCTTTCTTGTCTCCTGGCTgttttttggtttaattttttacACTGTTGCCCTGGCACATGGGGACTTTGAAGAGCACCCTACACTGAAGGGTGATGGACTGGCACCTGGAGGTCTGCACGGAGCCACATCTGGACATACAACTGGAGAGCCAGCACAAAGGATGCCCTGCATACTTCATGTTCAGGGGTTTATTGGGGCGCTCCTGTTCTCCATGGAGACCCAAACTACTATTGGTTACGGATGGCGCTGTGTTACCGAGGAGTGCCCTGTTGCTGTGATAACAGTGGTGATACAGTCCATAGTAGGCTGCATCATTGATTCTTTCATGATTGGCACCATTATGGCCAAGATGGCTCGGCCAAAGAAGAGGAACCAGACCCTCATGTTCTCCAAAAACGCTGTCATTGCACTGCGTGATGGCAAGCTGTGCCTCATGTGGAGGGTGGGGAACCTGCGGAAGAGCCACATTGTGGAGGCTCACGTCCGTGCCCAGCTCATACGTTCGTATGTCACAGCTGAGGGCGAATTCATCCCTTTAGAGCAGATGGACCTCAATGTGGGCTATGATGAGGGCACAGACAGGCTGTTTCTAGTATCTCCACTGGTTATAGTCCACGAGATAGACAAAGACAGCCCCTTGTATACTCTGAGCCGAGCTGATCTGGAGGCAGATGACTTTGAGGTCGTTGTGATCCTGGAGGGAATGGTGGAGGCCACAGCCATGACCACCCAGTTCCGTAGCTCCTACCTTTCCAGAGAGATCTTCTGGGGCCACAGGTTTGAGCCTGTGATCTACGAGGACCGCGACCGCTACAAGGTAGACTACGCACGCTTTCACAAGACATATGAGGTGCCGTTAACGCCCCATCTCAGCGCCAAAGAGCTGGATGAAGCTGCGAGCAGGGCTTCTTCCGCTGCTTCTCCTGCGTCTGCATGCAGAGCCACAAAAGACTTGATCCCCATGTCGCTTAGCGCTTTCTGCTATGAGAACGAGGTGGCATTGAGCTGtggggaggaagaggatgataTATTTGACTCTTCTCAGATTGTAgggaaggagaggtcagaggaaaGAAGGACTTCAGTTTCTGTTGACTTCCAAAATATGTTCCACGACAACTCGACTGTGACTTCAGGCAGTCACAATGTCATGTGTGTTCTTGACATGGACAATAACCAGATGGAGTTTGATATCTTACAGACTGCAATTCCTCTTGATCCAGTGACCTATAAGAGCGAGCAAGAGATTCAGTGA
- the LOC134625969 gene encoding GTPase IMAP family member 7-like yields the protein MSSSESAASHEVSEASAPTSEAESLRIVLLGRTGTGRSSSGNTILGRSTFLVDVSPCSVTTRCKKQSGIVGRRSISVIDTPGLFHTHLSSQEVMAEVGQCVGLSSPGPHAFLVTLQLGRFTHEEREAFEWIKARFGPGVMRFTMVLFTCGDQLKGKRIEEFLEESQELSEFVGSCHGGYHVFDNSRQEETDECSQQVMQLLEKVDQIVAKNGGGCYGDEILKEAEGAIREAHERILGEAGHVVESIQTEAEVTEGRLPRLEKKWEDEERRREEEEARKRAERLFWCELVTALGKGAAEGAGIMGKDKGKGKAVKKAKVVEKVAALAASPLSVRSAAKAVGGAVREGSKVLYKHRKTLLR from the exons ATGTCGTCATCTGAAAGTGCTGCGTCACATGAAG TCAGTGAAGCATCAGCCCCCACATCAGAGGCTGAATCTCTGAGGATTGTTCTGCTGGGCCGGACCGGGACAGGCAGAAGCTCCTCTGGCAACACCATCCTGGGAAGGTCTACGTTCCTGGTGGACGTGTCCCCCTGTTCTGTAACCACACGATGCAAGAAACAGAGCGGGATAGTGGGAAGGCGGAGTATCTCCGTCATTGACACTCCAGGGCTCTTCCACACACACCTGTCTTCTCAGGAGGTTATGGCAGAGGTGGGACAGTGTGTTGGATTGTCTTCTCCGGGACCCCACGCCTTCTTGGTGACACTGCAGCTTGGCAGGTTCACCCATGAGGAGAGGGAGGCCTTTGAGTGGATCAAAGCTAGATTTGGGCCTGGAGTAATGAGGTTTACGATGGTGCTGTTCACCTGTGGTGACCAGCTGAAGGGGAAACGCATCGAGGAGTTTCTAGAGGAGAGCCAGGAGCTGTCAGAGTTTGTCGGCAGCTGCCATGGAGGATATCACGTCTTTGATAACAGCAGGCAGGAGGAAACAGATGAATGCTCACAACAAGTCATGCAACTTTTGGAGAAGGTGGACCAAATTGTGGCTAAGAATGGAGGCGGTTGCTATGGCGATGAGATCCTGAAGGAGGCTGAAGGTGCCATAAGGGAGGCACATGAGAGGATTCTGGGTGAAGCTGGGCACGTGGTGGAGTCTATTCAGACAGAGGCTGAGGTCACAGAGGGGCGGCTGCCAAGACTGGAAAAGAAGTGGGAGGATGAAGAGAGGagaagggaggaagaggaggcccgGAAGAGAGCGGAGAGGCTTTTCTGGTGCGAGCTGGTGACCGCCCTGGGGAAAGGTGCCGCGGAGGGGGCAGGGATCATGGGAAAGGACAAGGGGAAAGGGAAAGCTGTGAAAAAGGCGAAGGTGGTGGAGAAAGTGGCAGCTCTGGCTGCGTCTCCGCTCTCTGTCAGGTCGGCTGCGAAAGCAGTGGGAGGGGCCGTGAGAGAAGGAAGCAAGGTGCtatacaaacacagaaaaactttACTGCGCTGA